One segment of Erigeron canadensis isolate Cc75 chromosome 2, C_canadensis_v1, whole genome shotgun sequence DNA contains the following:
- the LOC122586432 gene encoding (E)-beta-ocimene synthase, chloroplastic-like: MALNLLVLTQSSFGVCRPRQKFPHIIKRNSREKNFITCISKTEASQTDSCLEIYQPTSWSHNFIEVLDASIPINLKRKVLELEKKQRTCIVHDENSSLTTLQVLENIDNIERLGLGYRYQNDIRKALDKITSINGTNVGIEDSLHAASLGFRILRQHGYDVSQDFVSRFKDSHGDFMGCLQTDIKGLLSLYEASYLAFESESDLHQAKLFATTHLIKLKDKEKQTLDNISHALELPLYRRMLRLQARWYIEAYGKRKDANPLMLELASLDFNMVQLEHIKELQEVSGWWENIGLANNLSFVRDRLMECFFWAVGMVFEPQYHACRVGLTKIGTLITVIDDIYDVYGSLDELKIFTEAVKRWDLNAITHMPLYLQIGFRALYNTITEIGSSTSIVQVDITSVLVKVWGELLEAFLVEAKWAHDKYIPAVDEYLDNGWRSVSGVLLLTHGYFLINYDKQTDVVESLEKYHDLMKWSSVVFRLCNDLGTSSDEIERGKTANVLSCYMHENGVCEEIARKKIESLIDEAWRNLTKAQVVLSKDSADHPLVNMAINLARVSHCTYQYGDGHGAPDAKAKDRVSAVIIEPITTRQTEPQYTLT, translated from the exons ATGGCGCTTAATTTACTTGTCTTGACCCAAAGTTCCTTTGGTGTATGTAGACCAAGGCAAAAATTCCCACacattataaaaagaaatagtagagaaaaaaatttcataacCTGCATATCCAAAACTGAAGCTTCTCAAACCGATAGCTGCTTAGAAATCTACCAGCCAACTAGTTGGAGTCACAATTTCATCGAGGTCTTAGATGCAAGTATTCCG ATCAACCTCAAGAGAAAGGTACTAGAGCTAGAAAAGAAACAACGTACATGTATTGTTCATGATGAAAATAGTAGTTTGACTACCTTGCAAGTGCTTGaaaatattgataatatagAAAGGTTGGGCCTTGGCTATCGGTACCAAAACGATATCAGGAAGGCACTTGACAAAATCACGTCGATAAATGGAACTAATGTTGGAATTGAAGATAGTCTTCATGCGGCATCCCTTGGATTTCGCATTCTTAGACAACATGGTTATGACGTTTCACAAG ATTTTGTTAGCAGATTCAAGGACAGTCATGGTGACTTCATGGGATGTCTACAAACTGATATCAAAGGATTGCTAAGTCTATATGAAGCATCATATCTTGCATTTGAAAGCGAAAGTGACCTGCACCAAGCCAAGTTATTTGCAACTACACATTTGATAAAACTAAAGgacaaagaaaaacaaacccTTGATAACATTAGTCATGCATTAGAATTGCCCTTGTACCGTAGGATGCTTAGACTACAAGCACGGTGGTATATTGAAGCTTATGGTAAACGAAAAGATGCAAATCCACTAATGCTAGAACTTGCTTCATTAGATTTCAACATGGTTCAATTAGAACATATCAAAGAACTTCAAGAAGTATCTGG GTGGTGGGAAAATATAGGCCTGGCAAACAACTTAAGCTTTGTTAGGGACAGGCTCATGGAATGCTTCTTTTGGGCAGTTGGAATGGTATTTGAACCTCAATATCATGCTTGTCGTGTTGGATTAACAAAAATCGGCACGTTAATTACTGTCATTGATGACATCTATGATGTTTATGGTTCTCTAGATGAACTAAAAATATTCACAGAAGCTGTTAAGAG GTGGGATTTGAATGCAATTACACATATGCCTCTGTATTTACAAATTGGCTTCCGAGCTCTTTACAACACCATTACAGAAATTGGTTCTAGTACTTCAATTGTACAAGTGGACATCACATCAGTTCTAGTAAAAGTG TGGGGAGAATTGTTGGAAGCATTCCTTGTAGAAGCCAAATGGGCACATGACAAATACATTCCAGCAGTTGATGAATATCTTGATAATGGATGGCGTTCGGTCTCAGGAGTTCTTTTACTTACCCATGGCTATTTTCTAATCAATTATGATAAGCAAACCGATGTTGTTGAGTCCCTAGAGAAGTATCATGATCTAATGAAATGGTCATCGGTTGTTTTTCGACTTTGCAACGATTTGGGTACATCATCG GATGAGATAGAAAGAGGAAAAACTGCAAATGTGTTATCATGTTACATGCACGAGAATGGTGTTTGTGAGGAAATTGCACGtaaaaagatagaaagtttaatAGACGAAGCTTGGAGGAACTTGACGAAAGCCCAAGTGGTTTTAAGTAAAGACTCGGCAGATCATCCATTAGTTAATATGGCCATTAATCTTGCAAGAGTTTCACATTGTACGTACCAATATGGGGATGGACATGGAGCTCCAGATGCTAAAGCAAAAGATCGAGTTTCAGCCGTGATAATTGAACCTATTACAACAAGACAAACGGAGCCCCAATATACACTTACATGA